DNA from Streptomyces sp. Edi4:
CCGAAGCCTGCGCCGGCCGCGTCGGCCGCGCATCTGGTTCGAAGTCCTTCTGATCGCGGTGAGTTACTGGGTGTACTCACTGATCCGCAACGCCGTGCCGGAGCAGAAGGCGAAGGCGCTCCGTAACGCCGACTGGATCTGGAGCGCCGAGCACCACCTGGGCATCGCGGTGGAACAGTCGGTCAACCACGCCGTGAACTCGGTGACATGGCTCGTCGTCGGCATGAACTACTACTACGCGACGCTGCACTTCATCATCACGATCAGTGTTCTCGTGTGGCTCTTCCGCAGTCACCCCGGCCGTTACGCGGCGTCACGGCTCGTCCTCTTCGCGACGACGGGCGTGGCCCTGGTCGGCTACTTCCTCACCCCCCTCGCGCCGCCCCGTCTGATGAACGGCGGCGGCTTCATCGACACGGTCCTTGTGCACCACACCTGGGGCTCGATGGCCTCGGGCGACCTGAAGAACATGTCGAACCAGTACGCGGCGATGCCGTCCATGCACATCGGGTGGTCGACCTGGTGCGGGCTGACGATCTTCGCGCTGGCGTCCGCGCCGTGGGCGAAGATTCTGGGTCTGCTGTATCCGATGGCCACGCTCGTGGTGATCGTCTCCACGGCGAACCACTTCTGGCTCGACGCGGTGGGGGGTCTGCTCTGCCTCACCTTCGGCGTCCTGGTCTCCCGCGCGTGGTACGGCTCCCTGCCGCACCGCCTGCCGCGGCGCGTCGGCCCCGGCGGCCCCGGCGGCCCCGGCCAGGGGGTCTCCGCCCGGCCGGCGCGGACGTAGTCACACCGCGGGCCGCGCTGGGCCGCTCGCGCAGTTCCCCGCGCCCCTGGCGGAGTCCATGCCGGCCCGCATGGGCATGGTCAGCCCGTCCGGGGGCTGGGGCGGAGCTCCGGGGTTACAGGTGTGCGCCGTAGAACAGTTCCTCCACGACACCGCGCGCCCTGCGGGTGAGGCGACGGTAGTCCTCCAGCATGTCCCCGACATGCCCCGGCCCGTACCCGAGGTAACGACCCACCGCCGCCAGCTCCCGCCCGTCGGAGGGAAACGTGTCCCCGGCCCTCCCCCGCACCAGCATGACCCCGTTGCGCACCCGCGTCGCCAGCACCCACGCCTCGTCCAGTATCGACGCGGCCTCGGTGTCGATGAGCCCCGCCGCGTGGGCCGCGGCCAGGGCCGCACGGGTTCGGGTGGTCCGCAGCCCGGGCAGCTCCCATCCGTGCCGCATCTGGAGCAGCTGGACCGTCCACTCCACGTCCGAGAGGCCGCCACGCCCGAGCTTGGCATGCAGCGTGGGGTCGGCGCCGCGCGGCATCCGCTCGGACTCCATGCGGGCCTTGAGACGGCGGATCTCACGCACCGCTTCGTCGCTCAGGCCCCGCACCGGATACCGCAGCGGGTCGATCAGCTCGATGAATCGGGCCCCGAGCTCCGCGTCGCCCGCCATCGCCTCCGCCCGCAGCAGCGCCTGGCTCTCCCACCCCAGCGACCAGCGCCGGTAGTAGGCCTCGTACGACTTCAGGGTGCGTACCATCGGCCCCGACTTG
Protein-coding regions in this window:
- a CDS encoding phosphatase PAP2 family protein → MGDMTVKTLEGRTAAPTKGPPASPSTANEPGRNGFSARVRSLRRPRRPRIWFEVLLIAVSYWVYSLIRNAVPEQKAKALRNADWIWSAEHHLGIAVEQSVNHAVNSVTWLVVGMNYYYATLHFIITISVLVWLFRSHPGRYAASRLVLFATTGVALVGYFLTPLAPPRLMNGGGFIDTVLVHHTWGSMASGDLKNMSNQYAAMPSMHIGWSTWCGLTIFALASAPWAKILGLLYPMATLVVIVSTANHFWLDAVGGLLCLTFGVLVSRAWYGSLPHRLPRRVGPGGPGGPGQGVSARPART